In a single window of the Streptomyces sp. 846.5 genome:
- a CDS encoding MbtH family protein, whose translation MSNPFENEEAEYLVLVNDEGQHSLWPVFVEVPAGWRSAFRGLRPAAVDYVDTNWTDMRPASLIAAMGG comes from the coding sequence ATGTCCAACCCCTTCGAGAACGAGGAAGCCGAGTACCTGGTGCTGGTCAACGACGAAGGCCAGCACTCGCTGTGGCCGGTCTTCGTCGAGGTGCCGGCCGGGTGGCGCAGCGCCTTCCGCGGGCTGCGGCCGGCGGCTGTCGACTACGTCGACACGAACTGGACCGACATGCGTCCCGCGAGCCTGATCGCCGCGATGGGCGGCTGA
- a CDS encoding enoyl-CoA hydratase/isomerase family protein yields the protein MTDTMTEAGPRGGGPSGRPSWDSCLPPPTWTGAFEIDLEAAAAWLADEARGPERGPHEAGLRVRREFLTRHADALHALLTDDGAAELRLDELSEAAALLVPGLVPSGAELAAERGLGQSTKSGREVWQGVFFWALLHAPQAGPRVVHAMTLPTLRARQLLPDLLATDRLDLGEVLVERDGRVGRVTLNNPRFLNAEDDAVVEALETAVDLVLLDDRIGVGVLRGGTVDHPRHQGRRIFSAGINLTDLYEGLISFTGFMLRRELGYLNKVYRGLGVPAVPGVDGVDGADGQEKPWIGVVDGFAIGGGAQILLTLDYVLADQDAYFSLPALREGIIPGAANLRLHRHLGPRTARQMIFADRQVVATEPLASLLCDEAVPAAELDDALARVAAMLDNPAVVPNRRVLRRAEEPVELFRTYLAEYSLEQVRRMYSTDLVANLERGWINRRR from the coding sequence ATGACCGACACGATGACGGAGGCCGGGCCCCGAGGGGGCGGCCCGTCCGGCAGGCCGTCGTGGGACTCCTGCCTGCCGCCGCCCACCTGGACGGGCGCCTTCGAGATCGACCTGGAGGCAGCCGCCGCCTGGCTGGCCGACGAGGCCCGCGGCCCGGAGCGCGGTCCGCACGAGGCCGGGCTGCGGGTGCGCCGGGAGTTCCTCACCCGGCACGCCGATGCCTTGCACGCGCTGCTGACCGACGACGGCGCGGCCGAACTCCGCCTGGACGAGCTGTCGGAGGCGGCGGCCCTGCTCGTGCCGGGCCTGGTGCCCTCGGGCGCCGAGCTCGCGGCCGAGCGCGGTCTGGGGCAGAGCACCAAGAGCGGGCGGGAGGTCTGGCAGGGCGTCTTCTTCTGGGCCCTGCTGCACGCTCCCCAGGCCGGGCCGCGGGTGGTCCACGCGATGACCCTGCCGACCCTCCGCGCCCGGCAACTGCTCCCGGACCTACTGGCGACGGACCGGCTGGACCTGGGCGAGGTACTGGTCGAGCGCGACGGCCGCGTCGGCCGGGTGACCCTGAACAACCCTCGCTTCCTGAACGCCGAGGACGACGCGGTGGTGGAGGCACTGGAGACGGCGGTCGACCTGGTGCTGCTGGACGACCGGATCGGGGTCGGCGTGCTGCGCGGGGGAACCGTCGACCACCCCCGCCACCAGGGCCGACGGATCTTCAGCGCGGGCATCAATCTCACCGACCTGTACGAGGGCCTGATCTCCTTCACCGGCTTCATGCTGCGGCGGGAGCTGGGGTACCTGAACAAGGTCTACCGGGGCCTGGGCGTCCCCGCTGTCCCCGGCGTGGACGGCGTGGACGGCGCGGACGGCCAGGAGAAGCCCTGGATCGGCGTCGTGGACGGCTTCGCCATCGGCGGCGGCGCGCAGATCCTGCTGACGCTCGACTACGTGCTTGCCGACCAGGACGCCTACTTCAGCCTGCCGGCCCTGCGCGAGGGGATCATTCCCGGCGCCGCCAACCTCCGCCTGCACCGGCACCTCGGACCCCGGACGGCCCGTCAGATGATCTTCGCCGACCGGCAGGTGGTGGCCACGGAGCCGCTCGCCTCGCTGCTCTGCGACGAGGCCGTGCCCGCGGCCGAACTGGACGACGCGCTGGCGCGCGTCGCCGCGATGCTCGACAACCCCGCCGTCGTGCCCAACCGCCGGGTGCTGCGCCGGGCCGAGGAGCCGGTCGAGCTGTTCCGGACCTACCTCGCCGAGTACTCCCTGGAGCAGGTGCGCCGCATGTACAGCACCGACCTGGTGGCCAATCTCGAACGCGGCTGGATCAACCGCCGCCGCTGA
- a CDS encoding MFS transporter, whose amino-acid sequence MTDVAHRPAAGAPPEAPPPALRRNRAFRLIWLGSAFSLLGLEAADVAYPLVVLGLTGSPGWAGLFGAVQLTASLLAGLPVGELLDRHHLPRLLAAAEGLRLLATTSVAAALALHGLTLVHLLVVAGVLGLVQPLSGGARMVALRAAVPKEQLTAALTADEVRSGAAALAGPSLGGFLFGVARMLPFVATAGFFLVSTLTAVFLRLPQKEPAGPGTGGAQRYRTRLFAGVGALWQDVTVRGTVLLVAVLNAAGAPLVLVTLVVLRTQGAAAWQMGLVMAAMALGGLAGAVLVRPLHGRLRPGVLLLGLGVVEAAMFALLTLGWGPGWVAAVLFCSMLPVPALRVLVDVLIFRQVPAELRGRVIAGVMTLFTLGAPAGVALSGLLLQTLPPRDALLVLAAVVAVTVLVALRSRTLRAARWPQDDGH is encoded by the coding sequence ATGACCGATGTCGCACACAGGCCGGCGGCCGGGGCGCCACCGGAGGCGCCGCCACCGGCGCTGCGCCGCAACCGCGCCTTCCGGCTGATCTGGCTCGGCTCCGCGTTCAGCCTGCTCGGGCTGGAGGCGGCGGACGTCGCCTATCCGCTGGTGGTGCTGGGCCTGACCGGATCGCCCGGCTGGGCCGGCCTGTTCGGCGCGGTGCAGTTGACCGCCTCGCTGCTCGCGGGGCTCCCGGTGGGCGAGCTGCTGGACCGGCACCACCTACCCCGGCTGCTGGCCGCGGCCGAGGGCCTCCGGCTGCTGGCCACGACGAGCGTCGCCGCGGCGCTGGCCCTGCACGGGCTGACGCTCGTTCACCTCCTGGTGGTGGCGGGCGTGCTCGGCCTGGTCCAGCCGCTCAGTGGGGGAGCCAGGATGGTGGCGCTCCGGGCGGCGGTGCCCAAGGAGCAGCTGACCGCGGCGCTCACCGCCGACGAGGTCCGCAGCGGCGCGGCCGCGCTGGCCGGGCCGTCGCTCGGCGGGTTCCTCTTCGGTGTCGCACGGATGCTGCCCTTCGTGGCGACGGCCGGCTTCTTCCTGGTCTCCACGCTGACCGCGGTCTTCCTGCGGCTGCCGCAGAAGGAGCCGGCCGGGCCCGGAACCGGAGGGGCCCAGCGGTACCGGACGCGCCTGTTCGCCGGCGTCGGGGCGCTCTGGCAGGACGTGACCGTGCGCGGGACGGTCCTGCTGGTGGCGGTGCTCAACGCGGCCGGCGCCCCCCTGGTCCTGGTCACCCTGGTGGTCCTGCGCACGCAGGGCGCGGCCGCCTGGCAGATGGGTCTGGTGATGGCGGCCATGGCCCTGGGCGGCCTGGCGGGCGCGGTGCTGGTGCGGCCGCTGCACGGACGGCTGCGCCCCGGCGTCCTGCTGCTCGGGCTGGGCGTCGTCGAGGCGGCGATGTTCGCCCTGCTCACCCTCGGGTGGGGGCCCGGGTGGGTCGCGGCCGTGCTCTTCTGCTCGATGCTGCCGGTACCCGCGCTGCGGGTCCTGGTCGACGTGCTGATCTTCCGTCAGGTTCCGGCCGAACTGCGCGGCCGGGTGATCGCAGGCGTGATGACCCTGTTCACCCTGGGCGCCCCGGCCGGCGTGGCCCTCAGCGGACTGCTGCTGCAGACCCTGCCGCCCCGGGACGCGCTGCTGGTCCTGGCGGCGGTGGTGGCCGTGACGGTGCTGGTCGCGCTGCGCAGCCGAACCCTGCGGGCCGCTCGCTGGCCGCAGGACGACGGCCACTGA
- a CDS encoding DUF6875 domain-containing protein has protein sequence MTVAEIDTGTLDLLKRWITEFLARPHPQLGRTGQVCPFVEPASRAGTLLVVTRAGPDDTTPDGARDAALDGIVGEMERTFRTTSWANPNRNLHALVVALPRLPRRHWEGLDLAQARWKVRLAEAGLMLGQFHPDCRETAARNPEFLVSRSPVPMLALRSMAFHDVLFLDSEPQLFRAYSRRYGRRYEQSRSGIDPVFCRRFESARLKFEGAH, from the coding sequence GTGACCGTTGCCGAGATCGACACCGGGACGCTGGACCTCCTGAAGCGATGGATCACCGAGTTCCTGGCCCGGCCGCATCCGCAGCTCGGGCGCACCGGCCAGGTCTGCCCCTTCGTGGAGCCGGCCAGCCGGGCGGGGACGCTGTTGGTGGTGACCCGCGCCGGGCCTGACGACACCACCCCGGACGGGGCACGGGACGCGGCGCTGGACGGGATCGTCGGCGAGATGGAGCGGACGTTCCGCACCACCTCGTGGGCCAACCCGAACCGGAACCTGCATGCGCTGGTGGTCGCGCTGCCCCGGTTACCGCGCAGGCACTGGGAAGGGCTGGACCTGGCGCAGGCGCGGTGGAAGGTGCGGCTGGCGGAGGCCGGGCTGATGTTGGGCCAGTTCCATCCCGACTGCCGGGAGACCGCGGCCAGGAACCCCGAATTCCTGGTGTCCCGATCGCCGGTGCCGATGCTGGCGCTGCGCTCCATGGCCTTTCACGACGTCCTGTTCCTCGATTCGGAGCCGCAGCTCTTCCGCGCCTATTCCCGGCGCTACGGGCGGCGCTACGAGCAGTCCCGTTCGGGCATCGACCCGGTTTTCTGCCGGAGATTCGAATCGGCCCGGCTGAAATTCGAAGGAGCGCACTGA
- a CDS encoding methyltransferase codes for MDRKTKPHDTDVHAQALEDAALMRALIYGHLLSRGICVAAQLGIPERLEQGPRSAEELAEASGACPQNLRRLLSGLVAFDVFVERADGAFELAPLGRTLTADAPGSVLPTALVVGAEIGDSWNGMEASVRTGHCAFDVRFGTDFFSYLSSRPRLREDFYSSQAAGLRLELDGIARLVRPVGDQQVVDVGGGDGALLAGLLTRFPEARGLLVDQPDAVAAAAERFGEAGLARRCAAVVGDFFEEVPGGGDVYLLRHILHDWDDESCLRILRTCRRLMPESARLVVIETLMAVPGADRATRRAAALMDLYMMSVVNGRERKLDELVRLLDESGFCHDEVAEVAAGAYAVVARAVR; via the coding sequence GTGGACCGGAAAACGAAGCCGCACGACACCGATGTGCATGCGCAGGCACTCGAGGACGCCGCGTTGATGCGCGCGCTGATCTACGGGCACCTGCTTTCCCGGGGAATCTGCGTGGCCGCGCAGCTGGGAATTCCCGAGCGGCTGGAACAGGGGCCGCGCTCGGCCGAGGAACTGGCCGAGGCCAGCGGCGCCTGTCCGCAGAACCTGCGCCGGCTGCTCTCCGGGCTCGTCGCCTTCGACGTGTTCGTGGAGCGGGCGGACGGGGCGTTCGAACTGGCGCCGCTGGGCCGGACCCTGACGGCCGACGCCCCGGGCTCGGTCCTGCCGACCGCGTTGGTGGTCGGTGCCGAGATAGGGGACAGCTGGAACGGGATGGAGGCGTCGGTCCGGACCGGCCACTGCGCCTTCGACGTCAGGTTCGGCACCGACTTCTTCAGCTACCTGTCCAGCCGGCCACGGCTGCGGGAGGACTTCTACAGCTCCCAGGCGGCGGGACTGCGCCTGGAACTCGACGGCATCGCACGGCTGGTGCGCCCTGTCGGCGACCAGCAGGTGGTGGATGTCGGCGGCGGTGACGGCGCCCTGCTCGCAGGGCTGCTGACGCGCTTTCCGGAGGCCCGCGGCCTGCTCGTGGACCAGCCGGACGCGGTCGCCGCCGCGGCCGAGCGGTTCGGCGAGGCCGGGCTGGCACGCCGCTGTGCCGCGGTCGTCGGGGACTTCTTCGAGGAGGTTCCCGGCGGGGGGGACGTCTACCTGCTCCGGCACATCCTGCACGACTGGGACGACGAGTCCTGCCTGCGCATCCTGCGCACCTGCCGGCGGCTGATGCCGGAGTCGGCCCGGCTCGTCGTCATCGAGACCCTGATGGCGGTGCCCGGCGCGGACCGGGCGACGCGGCGTGCCGCTGCGCTGATGGACCTCTACATGATGTCCGTGGTGAACGGGCGCGAGCGGAAGCTCGACGAACTGGTGCGTCTGCTGGACGAGTCCGGCTTCTGCCACGACGAGGTGGCCGAGGTGGCCGCCGGAGCGTACGCGGTCGTGGCGAGGGCCGTCCGGTGA
- the sigJ gene encoding RNA polymerase sigma factor SigJ, with product MALIMSDVDRFEAARPRLEAVAYRLLGSASEAEDAVQETFLRWQAADVERIEVPEAWLTKVLTNFCLNQLTSARARRETYVGRWLPEPLLAGDPMLGPAETVEQRESVSYAVLVLLERLSPNERAVYVLREAFDYPHREIAGLLEITEAASQQIFHRAKKHVADGRARTGIEEAAARRIVEEFLAAATSGRTEPLVRLLTQDAVSVGDGGGKVPARAKAFEGALAVATFLRGLFKPSAAKRAYAGGAPEIYATTANGGPAFVAVVDGRVIGISCLEVTAEGIAAIRHQVNPDKLVRATGQWAATDHGEPLHTL from the coding sequence ATGGCCCTGATCATGAGTGACGTCGACCGGTTCGAGGCTGCCAGGCCCCGGCTGGAGGCCGTCGCCTACCGGCTGCTCGGCTCGGCGAGCGAGGCGGAGGACGCCGTGCAGGAGACGTTCCTGCGCTGGCAGGCGGCCGACGTCGAGCGGATCGAGGTGCCCGAGGCCTGGCTGACCAAGGTGCTCACCAACTTCTGCCTCAACCAGCTCACGTCGGCACGCGCCCGGCGTGAGACGTACGTGGGGAGGTGGCTCCCCGAGCCGCTGCTCGCCGGCGACCCGATGCTCGGCCCGGCCGAGACCGTCGAGCAGCGGGAGTCGGTGTCGTACGCCGTCCTCGTCCTGCTGGAGCGCCTGTCGCCCAACGAGCGGGCGGTGTACGTGCTGCGTGAGGCCTTCGACTACCCGCACCGGGAGATCGCCGGGCTTCTGGAGATCACCGAGGCCGCCAGTCAGCAGATCTTCCACCGGGCCAAGAAGCACGTCGCGGACGGCAGGGCGCGCACCGGGATCGAGGAAGCCGCAGCCCGGCGTATCGTCGAGGAGTTCCTGGCCGCGGCGACCAGCGGCCGTACCGAACCGCTCGTGCGCCTGCTCACCCAGGACGCCGTCTCGGTCGGCGACGGCGGTGGGAAGGTCCCGGCCCGCGCGAAGGCGTTCGAGGGCGCGCTCGCGGTCGCCACGTTCCTGCGCGGCCTGTTCAAGCCCAGCGCGGCCAAACGGGCCTATGCCGGCGGCGCGCCCGAGATCTACGCCACGACCGCCAACGGCGGGCCCGCCTTCGTGGCGGTCGTGGACGGCCGGGTCATCGGAATCAGCTGCCTGGAGGTCACCGCGGAGGGCATCGCCGCGATCCGCCATCAGGTCAACCCCGACAAGCTCGTCCGCGCGACCGGGCAGTGGGCCGCCACGGACCACGGGGAGCCCCTCCACACCCTCTGA
- a CDS encoding FAD-dependent oxidoreductase — MQHRIVVLGAGYTGAIAAGRLAKRLHREDVAITLVNPEPDFVERVRLHQLATGQDLTPRPFSEMFAGTGVELKLAKVSSVDVDRRTVTVTAADSPGRAELEYDTLVYALGSGWNDGDVPGTAEHTHEIAGRPGALRLRDRLAALEAGRPVVVVGGGLTGLEAATEIAETRPDLDVALVAHGALGDWLSEKGRAHLRKVVDTLGIKVHEHTTITAVEADGVTTADGMTVPAEVTVWTTGFAVHPIARATALELTDRGQIAVDSTMRSVSHPDVYAVGDAAMAIGPNGKPLRMSCASGVPMAWQVADAIAARLTGTKLPHVSIRYYQQCISLGRKEGLIQFVTADDRAVDRALTGRVAALYKELICRGAAWGVTNPTAGMPSRRRRVVPDETRSGERAEAAAA; from the coding sequence ATGCAGCACCGCATCGTCGTCCTCGGAGCCGGCTACACCGGAGCCATCGCCGCCGGCCGCCTCGCCAAGCGGCTGCACCGCGAGGACGTCGCCATCACCCTCGTCAACCCCGAGCCCGACTTCGTCGAGCGCGTCCGGCTGCACCAGCTCGCGACCGGCCAGGACCTCACGCCCCGGCCGTTCAGCGAGATGTTCGCGGGCACGGGCGTGGAACTGAAGCTCGCCAAGGTCTCCTCCGTGGACGTGGACCGCAGGACGGTGACCGTCACCGCCGCGGACAGCCCCGGGCGCGCGGAACTGGAGTACGACACCCTGGTCTACGCCCTGGGCAGCGGATGGAACGACGGCGACGTCCCCGGCACCGCCGAACACACCCATGAGATCGCCGGCCGCCCCGGCGCACTGCGCCTCCGCGACCGCCTGGCCGCTCTGGAGGCCGGCCGGCCGGTGGTCGTCGTCGGCGGCGGCCTGACCGGCCTGGAGGCCGCGACCGAGATCGCCGAAACCCGCCCGGATCTGGATGTCGCCCTGGTCGCCCACGGCGCCCTCGGCGACTGGCTCTCCGAGAAGGGCCGCGCCCACTTGCGGAAGGTGGTGGACACCCTCGGCATCAAGGTCCACGAACACACGACGATCACCGCCGTGGAGGCGGACGGCGTGACGACGGCCGACGGCATGACCGTCCCCGCCGAGGTCACGGTCTGGACGACGGGCTTCGCCGTCCACCCGATCGCCCGGGCCACCGCCCTGGAGCTCACCGACCGCGGCCAGATCGCGGTCGACTCCACCATGCGCTCGGTCTCCCACCCGGACGTCTACGCCGTGGGCGACGCGGCGATGGCGATCGGCCCCAACGGCAAGCCCCTGCGGATGTCCTGCGCCTCGGGCGTACCCATGGCCTGGCAGGTCGCGGACGCCATCGCCGCCCGCCTGACCGGCACCAAGCTCCCCCATGTCTCCATCCGCTACTACCAGCAGTGCATCTCCCTCGGTCGCAAGGAGGGCCTGATCCAGTTCGTCACCGCCGACGACCGGGCGGTCGACCGCGCCCTGACGGGCCGGGTGGCCGCCCTCTACAAGGAACTGATCTGCAGGGGTGCGGCCTGGGGCGTCACCAACCCGACAGCGGGCATGCCCTCCCGACGCCGACGTGTCGTACCGGACGAGACCCGGAGCGGTGAACGGGCGGAGGCGGCGGCGGCCTGA
- a CDS encoding class I SAM-dependent methyltransferase encodes MISNDKVNDYDSLAEAYAAENETSLLNAYYERPAMLALAGDVAGRRILDAGCGSGPLFAALRERGAVVSGFDASAGMLELARRRLGDGADLRVADLGSPLPYADDTFDDVVASLVLHYLEDWGPALAELRRVLKPGGRLLASVDHPFAVAAMHREAGREAQYFGTTNWTEEWTMGGRSALMSFWHRPLHAMSESFTGAGFRVTVISEPEPDPAARQLFPEEIADRPRFLGFLFFVLQAEELGATAGQGLP; translated from the coding sequence ATGATTTCCAACGACAAGGTCAATGACTACGACAGCCTCGCCGAGGCGTACGCGGCCGAGAACGAGACCAGTCTCCTCAATGCCTACTACGAGCGGCCCGCGATGCTGGCCCTCGCCGGGGACGTGGCCGGTCGTCGGATCCTCGACGCCGGCTGCGGTTCCGGGCCCCTGTTCGCGGCGTTGCGCGAGCGAGGCGCCGTGGTGAGCGGCTTCGACGCGAGTGCCGGGATGCTGGAGCTGGCTCGGCGCCGGCTCGGCGACGGTGCGGACCTTCGGGTGGCGGACCTGGGCAGCCCGCTTCCCTACGCCGACGACACCTTCGACGACGTCGTCGCGTCCCTGGTGCTGCACTACCTGGAGGACTGGGGGCCGGCGTTGGCCGAGCTGCGGCGCGTACTGAAGCCCGGCGGTCGGCTGCTCGCGTCGGTCGACCATCCGTTCGCCGTCGCCGCCATGCACCGCGAGGCCGGCCGCGAGGCCCAATACTTTGGTACCACCAACTGGACCGAGGAGTGGACCATGGGCGGCCGGAGCGCCCTGATGAGTTTCTGGCACAGGCCGTTGCACGCGATGAGCGAGTCCTTCACCGGGGCCGGCTTCCGGGTCACGGTCATCAGCGAGCCGGAGCCCGATCCGGCCGCCCGCCAGCTGTTCCCCGAAGAAATCGCGGACCGGCCGCGCTTCCTGGGCTTCCTGTTCTTCGTCCTGCAGGCCGAAGAACTCGGCGCTACGGCAGGCCAGGGCCTGCCGTAG
- a CDS encoding SigE family RNA polymerase sigma factor translates to MGETEWSELDFESYTGARWSRLVRTAYLLTGDHHEAEDLVQATLAKVFRNWSAIRRLDDPDAYVHRAMINNNRSRYRRQRVLHLLTPRPPDRVAEGGDSGPEERSLLMQALAELPPRQRAVVVLRFWEDMSELQVAEVLDCSPGTVKSQASRGLQKLRTHLALASHAPMSDLEGVGPR, encoded by the coding sequence TTGGGCGAGACGGAGTGGTCGGAGCTGGACTTCGAGTCCTATACGGGGGCGCGCTGGAGTCGACTCGTGCGTACCGCCTACCTGTTGACGGGGGACCACCACGAGGCGGAGGACCTGGTCCAGGCGACCTTGGCGAAGGTCTTCCGGAACTGGTCGGCCATCAGGCGGCTCGACGACCCGGACGCCTACGTCCACCGGGCGATGATCAACAACAACCGCAGCCGCTACCGGCGTCAGCGGGTGCTGCACCTGCTGACGCCCCGTCCACCCGACCGGGTCGCTGAGGGCGGCGACTCCGGACCCGAGGAGCGTTCGCTGTTGATGCAGGCACTGGCCGAACTGCCACCGCGCCAGCGCGCGGTGGTGGTCCTTCGCTTCTGGGAGGACATGAGCGAGCTTCAGGTCGCCGAGGTGCTCGACTGCTCACCGGGCACGGTGAAGAGCCAGGCCAGCCGGGGGTTGCAGAAGCTGCGTACGCACCTGGCCCTGGCCTCCCACGCGCCGATGTCGGATCTGGAAGGAGTGGGCCCACGATGA
- a CDS encoding transposase produces MTVGPASATPTRSAPAGTPCWRCCGSTFFLTATIDLAEPPVSEPTGWVGVDLGIVNIATTSDGRIMSGRRVDRYRKRMRATVATLQAKKTKSAKRRLKALRRRESRFATDINHRISKTIATTAERTSRGIALEDLKGIRRRVTAKKDQRYRLHSWAFAQLGSFVEYKARRAGVAVVRVDPRNTSRQCSQCWHTHRTNRVSQSWFACRSCGSVMNADLNGSRNIAHRADAVWQRGAVTSPSTVRRHA; encoded by the coding sequence ATGACGGTCGGACCGGCGTCGGCTACTCCTACACGATCGGCACCGGCGGGCACTCCGTGCTGGCGATGCTGCGGCAGCACCTTCTTCCTGACCGCCACCATCGACCTGGCCGAACCCCCGGTGTCCGAGCCGACCGGTTGGGTTGGCGTAGACCTTGGGATCGTCAACATCGCGACCACCAGCGACGGCCGGATCATGTCCGGGCGTCGGGTGGACCGGTACCGCAAGCGGATGCGCGCCACCGTCGCCACGTTGCAGGCCAAGAAGACGAAGTCCGCCAAGCGCCGGTTGAAGGCGCTGCGACGGCGTGAGTCCCGCTTCGCCACCGACATCAACCACCGCATCTCCAAGACCATCGCCACCACCGCTGAACGCACCTCGCGCGGGATCGCCCTGGAAGATCTCAAGGGCATCCGGCGGAGGGTTACGGCCAAGAAGGACCAGCGGTACCGACTGCACTCCTGGGCATTCGCCCAACTCGGCAGTTTTGTCGAGTACAAGGCGCGGCGCGCGGGTGTCGCGGTGGTCCGTGTGGATCCCCGCAACACCTCCCGCCAGTGCTCGCAGTGCTGGCACACCCACCGAACCAATCGGGTGTCGCAATCCTGGTTCGCCTGCCGCTCCTGCGGGAGCGTCATGAACGCGGACCTCAACGGCTCCCGCAACATCGCTCATCGGGCCGATGCTGTGTGGCAGCGGGGCGCAGTCACCAGCCCCAGCACCGTCAGGCGACACGCCTAG
- a CDS encoding GntR family transcriptional regulator — translation MAPTPRRQVLADTVYDTIRQHLLEHAIEPGSKLNINALALALDVSPTPVREALARLEAEGLALKRTLAGYTAAPLLSTREFDELFELRMLVEPAAAARAAEHADGADLDVLAGYLTEMRRAQAADPHEALQSFVRHDALFHDRIAAAGGSALMRATLERLHAHTHLYRLYFREGIAEDTCREHERILDTLRERDADAAAATMRTHLSRAHRRLLSTLP, via the coding sequence ATGGCGCCGACGCCACGCAGGCAGGTGCTGGCGGACACGGTCTACGACACCATCCGCCAGCACCTGCTGGAGCACGCGATCGAACCTGGATCAAAACTGAACATCAACGCCCTGGCCCTGGCCCTGGACGTCTCGCCGACCCCGGTACGGGAGGCCCTGGCCCGCCTGGAGGCCGAGGGCCTGGCACTGAAGCGGACGCTGGCCGGCTACACGGCGGCCCCGCTGCTCAGCACCAGGGAGTTCGACGAACTCTTCGAGCTGCGGATGCTGGTGGAACCCGCCGCGGCGGCCCGCGCGGCCGAGCACGCCGACGGGGCGGACCTGGATGTGCTGGCCGGATACCTCACCGAGATGCGCAGGGCGCAGGCCGCCGACCCGCACGAGGCGCTGCAGTCGTTCGTACGCCATGACGCGCTCTTCCACGACCGCATCGCCGCCGCCGGGGGCAGCGCGCTGATGCGCGCCACCCTGGAGCGGCTGCACGCGCACACCCACCTCTACCGGCTCTACTTCCGCGAGGGCATCGCCGAGGACACCTGCCGGGAGCACGAGCGCATCCTCGACACCCTGCGCGAACGCGACGCCGACGCCGCGGCGGCCACCATGCGCACCCACCTGAGCCGCGCGCACAGGCGCCTGCTCAGCACCCTGCCCTAG
- a CDS encoding DUF6114 domain-containing protein yields MGAFKAWRGGRPFWGGLLLTLSGAEILVTEKAALPVVMHVGMEGLAAYLVPSLMVVCGLLILFNPAQRLFYSVVGVLLTLGSWITSNLGGFFVGLLLGLAGSCLAFGWLPEQGPRRRLFRRSRLSADPMPTADR; encoded by the coding sequence ATGGGAGCGTTCAAGGCGTGGCGCGGCGGCCGCCCCTTCTGGGGCGGTCTGCTGCTCACCCTCTCCGGCGCCGAGATCCTGGTGACCGAGAAGGCCGCGCTGCCGGTCGTCATGCACGTCGGCATGGAGGGTCTCGCGGCCTACCTGGTGCCGAGTCTGATGGTGGTCTGCGGCCTGCTAATCCTTTTCAACCCGGCTCAGCGACTGTTCTACTCGGTGGTGGGCGTGCTGCTGACGCTGGGCAGCTGGATCACCTCCAACCTGGGCGGCTTCTTCGTCGGGTTGCTGCTCGGCCTGGCCGGCAGCTGCCTCGCCTTCGGCTGGCTGCCCGAGCAGGGTCCCAGGCGACGCCTGTTCCGCCGCTCCCGGCTCTCGGCCGACCCGATGCCGACCGCCGACCGCTAG
- a CDS encoding DUF6230 family protein, with protein sequence MALSSDVPSHDSEPPAAETPARPGRTRLRRAAVMAVPAVAVTATMMVLTAQGALAAQFSISGMPFTVTADRLQGTGFEQFGGLDNMADNSPNAGSSGGQVLVVVSAIKSATLTNLCQSVDLGGINLRITAGTGSSPVSASHLTTDSTLVSGDASFNNIEIGGDASTFTKAGVAGPLGVFGQQADTVTINNLRQTNYATTAAVFTLPGLNLSFSDKAC encoded by the coding sequence ATGGCCCTGTCCTCCGACGTCCCCTCGCACGACTCCGAGCCGCCCGCGGCGGAGACCCCGGCCAGGCCAGGGCGTACTCGGCTGCGCCGGGCCGCGGTGATGGCGGTACCAGCCGTCGCCGTGACCGCGACGATGATGGTCCTCACCGCCCAGGGCGCGCTGGCCGCCCAGTTCTCCATCTCCGGAATGCCCTTCACCGTCACCGCCGACAGGCTGCAGGGCACCGGTTTTGAGCAGTTCGGCGGCCTGGACAACATGGCCGACAACAGCCCGAACGCGGGCAGCAGCGGCGGCCAGGTGCTGGTGGTGGTCTCCGCGATCAAGTCGGCGACGCTGACCAACCTGTGCCAGAGCGTCGACCTCGGCGGCATCAACCTGCGCATCACCGCAGGCACCGGCAGCAGCCCGGTGAGCGCCAGCCACCTCACCACCGACTCCACGCTGGTGTCCGGCGACGCCTCGTTCAACAACATCGAGATCGGCGGCGACGCCAGCACCTTCACCAAGGCCGGCGTCGCGGGCCCGCTGGGCGTCTTCGGCCAGCAGGCCGACACGGTCACCATCAACAACCTGCGGCAGACCAACTACGCCACCACCGCAGCGGTGTTCACGCTGCCGGGTCTGAATCTGAGCTTCTCCGACAAGGCCTGCTGA